A window from Engraulis encrasicolus isolate BLACKSEA-1 chromosome 11, IST_EnEncr_1.0, whole genome shotgun sequence encodes these proteins:
- the LOC134457717 gene encoding uncharacterized protein LOC134457717, which yields MAPTVLFTLLLCSVLTAGHVWAKVVDDFSDDCCAEFFYNGTAPRGIEDQTLRRICQQLEVKGNLASFYATLYSPAHRIPIYSAYKFNPFCTHRQDGGPRSWFMEPQLYQRNLSAAMAYASSEDEEVWRNVQAANADYSLTGFARAQLSPSSVQCGLVARRATFTLTNAAPVHPTFLRLHWSQWEEGVSRVLQHLRHGTAYLVTGTVPSATDAIPKRTAFDDGPENDFNRVSVPTHLWTAVCYRDRDDDQRSFSFAYIGENRPDGDIRLMSVAELNGALSDLYHSASQVQVFSGDGCLNIDRPSTLSVFKQLYASIRMPVTDTLSMSDDVVNVLHAATMMTFDYHGNDYSKQLSEPLERPKLAQVTVLRSFSSLEAWFRSSELMKFMFGTACVQSRPFTGPIRTSPDADWLKAQKGSTLTADDDNLAKQKALTTDDSLATLKGLTLSADADAEGLVCVLTPDQTPGCLSSCRYQEEARGYYCSSGATPIPCSPLYSLVTTGGAQCRSGHTCGTHGYSYYWCYTASSWDYCSPPLPLGVTRGGQYCRSNHNCGWYGYPHTWCYTDYDDNWGYCCRSKDRFSALNGKTCQAQHPCGHYGYGYLWCRTTDGSWEYCCTQ from the exons ATGGCTCCCACGGTCCTCTTCACACTGCTTCTCTGCAGTGTCCTGACTGCTGGACACGTTTGGGCAAAAGTAGTGGACGATTTCTCGGACGACTGCTGTGCTGAGTTCTTCTACAACGGCACAGCTCCTCGAGGCATAGAGGACCAGACTCTCAGGAGGATCTGCCAGCAGCTGGAGGTGAAAGGGAATCTCGCCAGCTTCTACGCCACGCTCTACTCCCCGGCACACAGGATACCCATCTACAGCGCTTACAAGTTTAACCCCTTCTGCACCCACCGCCAGGACGGAGGACCGCGCAGCTGGTTCATGGAGCCCCAG CTTTATCAGAGGAACTTATCAGCTGCGATGGCATACGCCTCATCGGAGGACGAGGAGGTGTGGCGAAATGTGCAGGCGGCGAACGCTGACTACAGCCTGACCGGCTTCGCCAGAGCGCAGCTGAGCCCGAGCAGTGTCCAGTGCGGCCTGGTCGCGCGCAGGGCCACCTTCACCCTCACCAACGCGGCACCTGTGCACCCCACCTTCCTGCGTCTGCACTGGAGCCAATGGGAGGAGGGTGTGAGCCGGGTACTGCAACACCTGCGGCACGGCACCGCTTACCTGGTGACGGGCACCGTCCCGTCTGCCACTGACGCGATACCCAAACGAACTGCGTTCGACGACGGCCCGGAGAACGACTTCAACAGGGTGAGCGTGCCCACTCACCTGTGGACGGCGGTGTGTTACAG GGACCGCGACGATGACCAGAGGTCCTTCTCTTTTGCATACATTGGGGAAAACAGGCCCGACGGTGATATAAGACTGATGAGCGTGGCAGAGCTTAACGGCGCGCTGTCCGATCTCTACCACTCGGCCTCTCAGGTGCAGGTCTTCAGCGGCGACGGCTGTCTCAACATCGACCGTCCTTCAACATTGAGCGTTTTCAAACAGCTGTACGCCAGCATCCGGATGCCCGTGACCGACACGTTGTCCATGTCGGACGACGTGGTAAACGTGCTCCATGCGGCCACGATGATGACGTTTGATTACCATGGTAACGACTACAGTAAGCAGCTCAGTGAGCCCCTGGAGAGACCAAAGCTCGCCCAGGTGACGGTGCTGAGGTCCTTCAGCAGCCTGGAGGCGTGGTTCAGGAGCTCCGAGCTGATGAAGTTCATGTTTGGGACGGCCTGTGTTCAGTCGCGGCCCTTTACTGGGCCCATCAGGACCAGTCCTGATGCTGACTGGCTGAAGGCGCAGAAAGGCTCAACTCTGACAGCGGATGATGATAATCTGGCCAAACAGAAAGCTCTGACGACGGATG ATTCTCTGGCCACACTGAAAGGGTTAACTCTCAGTGCAGACGCTGATGCTGAGGGGCTCGTGTGTGTCCTGACGCCAGACCAAACCCCCGGCTGCCTGAGCTCCTGTCGTTaccaggaggaggccaggggtTACTACTGCAGCAGTGGAGCCACCCccatcccctgctctcctctctactccctgGTCACCACCGGCGGGGCCCAGTGCAGGAGTGGCCACACCTGTGGGACGCACGGCTACAGCTACTACTGGTGCTACACGGCCTCCTCGTGGGACTACTGCAGCCCCCCGTTACCCCTGGGGGTCACCCGCGGCGGGCAGTACTGCCGCTCCAACCACAACTGCGGCTGGTACGGCTACCCCCACACCTGGTGCTACACGGACTACGACGACAACTGGGGCTACTGCTGCCGCTCCAAGGACCGCTTCTCTGCCCTCAACGGCAAGACCTGCCAGGCTCAGCATCCCTGCGGTCACTATGGTTACGGTTACCTCTGGTGCCGCACCACGGACGGATCCTGGGAATACTGCTGCAcccagtga
- the LOC134457718 gene encoding uncharacterized protein LOC134457718, producing MSPDTMQPEANYERDILKRSQAVNEDYCNTGYDRGHLNPNSFQCEDGRKATFTLSNSAPMDACFNRVDWKRWEEAVRYILTAASQGTAYIVTGTVPSGNYRIPRQGEFDPPSSRDFNRVTAPSHVWSAVCFKSNVEKQSFSFGYIGLNQADSKINVKTVPQLNRELSLLYHSNHVQVFADDCYSSKPKSEDVTQHLYRRIQLPLSDKLTMSEETLNLFHTAMTQFDDVQVAVKMPRLTAATIEGVFFSAVSWFANMQTMKYVTRSACVLSQPYTGPVWGQTNTKIKKRDIPDGDGSQELVCSLVPEVEEGCTSSCLFKEEARGYRCYYYSSERPCSPQYSIITVSGAKCRSDHTCGTHGQQYYWCYTGEDSWEYCSPPLPMGITQRWKYCRSNHNCGWYGESYTWCYTDYNDNWDYCCSMEYNFSALNGKMCKSDHLCDYHGERYLWCYTTDGSWEYCCTR from the coding sequence ATGTCACCAGACACAATGCAACCAGAGGCTAACTATGAGAGAGACATATTGAAACGCAGCCAAGCAGTAAATGAAGACTACTGCAACACAGGCTACGACAGAGGGCACCTCAACCCCAACAGCTTCCAGTGTGAGGATGGTCGCAAAGCGACATTCACCCTGAGCAACAGTGCACCCATGGACGCCTGCTTCAACCGCGTGGACTGGAAACGCTGGGAGGAAGCCGTGAGGTACATCTTAACGGCAGCGTCTCAGGGAACTGCCTACATCGTCACAGGAACTGTACCGTCTGGAAATTACCGTATACCAAGACAAGGAGAATTTGACCCCCCcagctccagggactttaacagAGTCACTGCCCCGTCACATGTCTGGTCAGCTGTCTGTTTTAAGAGTAATGTGGAAAAGCAGTCCTTTTCATTTGGGTATATAGGGCTAAACCAAGCAGACAGCAAAATAAATGTTAAGACTGTACCTCAACTAAACCGTGAGCTGTCGCTGCTGTACCATTCTAATCATGTGCAAGTGTTTGCTGATGACTGTTACTCCAGTAAGCCCAAGTCAGAGGATGTTACTCAGCATCTCTATCGCCGCATCCAGCTACCTTTAAGTGACAAGCTGACCATGTCTGAGGAGACCCTTAACTTATTTCACACTGCTATGACCCAGTTTGACGATGTACAAGTGGCGGTGAAAATGCCGAGATTAACAGCTGCGACAATAGAAGGGGTTTTCTTCAGTGCAGTGTCTTGGTTTGCGAACATGCAGACCATGAAATATGTCACTAGGTCAGCATGTGTCCTCTCCCAACCATACACAGGGCCCGTTTGGGGTCAGACGAACACAAAGATTAAAAAACGAGATATCCCTGATGGTGATGGTTCACAGGAGCTGGTCTGCAGCCTCGTTCCAGAGGTAGAAGAGGGCTGCACCAGCTCTTGCCTGTTCAAGGAGGAGGCTCGAGGCTACCGCTGCTACTATTATTCATCTGAAAGGCCGTGCTCCCCTCAGTACTCCATAATAACAGTCAGTGGGGCCAAGTGCAGGAGTGACCACACCTGTGGAACGCACGGGCAGCAATACTACTGGTGCTACACTGGTGAAGACTCATGGGAATATTGTAGTCCCCCATTACCCATGGGCATCACTCAGAGGTGGAAGTACTGTCGCTCCAACCACAACTGTGGCTGGTATGGAGAAAGCTACACCTGGTGCTACACTGATTACAATGACAACTGGGACTATTGCTGTAGCATGGAGTACAACTTCTCTGCTCTCAATGGCAAGATGTGTAAGTCCGACCACTTGTGTGATTACCATGGTGAACGTTACCTTTGGTGCTATACCACAGATGGCTCTTGGGAATACTGCTGCACTAGGTGA
- the LOC134457719 gene encoding uncharacterized protein LOC134457719 yields the protein MQPEANYDKDRLKRSQTVNEDYSNTGYDRGHLNPNSFQCEVGRKATFTLTNSAPMDPAYYVNWKRWEDAIRHIIKAEYQGTAFVVTGTVPSENDCIPRQGEFDDPTSRDFNRVSVPTHVWSSVCFVHKVKKERSFSFGYIGLNQANSKINVKTVPQLNKELSRLYHVDVRIFHDHCHFNNLRSEEIVKHLNMKVHLPLSDRLTMSEETLNIFQTAMTQFDDAQVTTKKPRVAKVTIEGSFDSTESWFANMQTMKYVSRSTCVLSQPYTGPVWSQTNTKIKKRDIPDGDGSQELVCSLIPKVEEGCTSSCLFKEEARGYRCYYYSSERPCSPQYSIITVSGAKCRSDHTCGTHGQQYYWCYTDSSWDYCSPPLPTGLAVGDGMPCRSSHNCDHYGWYGILHTWCYTDNNDNWDYCCRTADRFSARRGKTCRSNHPCGYHGYNYLWCYTTDGPWEYCCTK from the coding sequence ATGCAACCAGAGGCTAACTATGACAAAGACAGATTGAAACGCAGCCAAACAGTAAATGAAGACTACAGCAACACAGGCTACGACAGGGGGCACCTCAACCCCAACAGCTTCCAGTGTGAGGTTGGCCGCAAAGCTACATTCACCCTGACCAACAGCGCACCTATGGATCCTGCATACTATGTCAACTGGAAACGGTGGGAGGATGCCATCAGGCACATTATAAAGGCAGAGTATCAGGGAACTGCCTTTGTAGTAACAGGAACTGTGCCATCTGAAAATGACTGCATACCAAGACAAGGAGAATTTGATGATCCTACCTCAAGAGACTTCAACAGAGTCAGTGTTCCAACACATGTCTGGTCATCTGTGTGCTTTGTCCACAAGGTTAAAAAGGAAAGGTCATTTTCATTTGGGTATATAGGGCTAAACCAGGCCAACAGTAAGATAAATGTCAAGACTGTACCACAACTAAACAAGGAGCTGTCTAGGCTCTACCATGTGGATGTACGAATATTTCATGATCACTGTCATTTTAACAACCTCAGATCTGAGGAAATAGTTAAACACCTGAATATGAAAGTCCACCTCCCATTAAGTGACAGGCTGACCATGTCTGAAGAGACCCTAAATATATTTCAGACAGCTATGACACAGTTTGATGATGCTCAAGTGACAACAAAAAAACCAAGAGTAGCGAAGGTGACAATAGAGGGCTCTTTTGACAGTACTGAGTCTTGGTTTGCGAACATGCAGACCATGAAGTATGTGTCTAGGTCAACATGTGTCCTCTCCCAGCCATACACAGGGCCCGTTTGGAGTCAGACTAACACAAAGATTAAAAAACGAGATATCCCTGATGGTGATGGTTCACAGGAGCTGGTCTGCAGCCTCATTCCAAAGGTAGAAGAGGGCTGCACCAGCTCTTGCCTGTTCAAGGAGGAGGCTCGAGGCTACCGCTGCTACTATTATTCATCTGAAAGGCCGTGCTCCCCTCAGTACTCCATAATAACAGTCAGTGGGGCCAAGTGCAGGAGTGACCACACCTGTGGAACGCACGGGCAGCAATACTACTGGTGCTACACTGACTCCTCATGGGACTACTGCAGTCCTCCCCTACCGACGGGGCTGGCAGTTGGAGATGGGATGCCATGCCGCTCCAGCCACAACTGTGACCACTATGGCTGGTATGGTATATTACACACCTGGTGCTACACTGATAACAATGACAACTGGGACTATTGCTGTAGAACTGCGGACCGCTTCTCTGCTCGAAGAGGCAAGACCTGTAGGTCTAACCATCCATGCGGTTACCATGGTTACAATTACCTTTGGTGCTATACGACAGATGGCCCCTGGGAGTACTGCTGCACTAAGTAG